The proteins below are encoded in one region of Hordeum vulgare subsp. vulgare chromosome 3H, MorexV3_pseudomolecules_assembly, whole genome shotgun sequence:
- the LOC123441436 gene encoding uncharacterized protein LOC123441436 yields the protein MRGGSSKGGFMMASSKPDMRGGSSKGRFMMAKVVFHNVDMSSSGSPKVTEKKVDKDQDDGEGGFFDKVKDFIQDIGEKIEEVVSFGKPTADVTGIHIPQISLEKVELIADVMITNPNPVPIPLVDIEYLIESEGRKLMSGTIPDAGTIHAHGSETVKIPVLLIYDDIKSTYGDIKPGSIIPYLIKVILHVDVPVIGRISLPLEKAGEIPVPYKPDVDISKIKFEKFSFEEATATLHLNLDNKNDFDLGLNALDYEIWLSNVSIASAETKESTNIKKQEVTTMNLPISFRPKDFGSAMWDMIRGKGTGYTIKGHIDVNTPFGHMKIPISREGGTTRLKKGDDDDDNDED from the exons ATGCGCGGAGGTTCTAGCAAAGGCGGATTCATGATGGCGTCCTCCAAGCCCGACATGCGCGGAGGTTCTAGCAAAGGCAGATTCATGATGGCGAAGGTTGTATTTCACAACGTGGA CATGTCATCCTCGGGTAGCCCAAAAGTGACAGAAAAGAAAGTTGACAAAGACCAGGATGACGGAGAAGGAGGATTCTTCGACAAAGTTAAGGATTTCATCCAAGACATCGGTGAAAAGATTGAAGAAGTTGTCAGCTTTGGAAAGCCTACTGCCGACGTCACTGGAATCCACATACCTCAAATCAGTCTTGAGAAGGTAGAGCTCATCGCTGATGTTATGATTACAAACCCAAACCCGGTACCCATCCCTCTTGTCGACATTGAATACCTTATTGAAAGCGAAGGGAGAAAGCTCATGTCTGGAACAATCCCAGATGCTGGAACCATCCATGCTCATGGCTCGGAGACTGTCAAAATCCCTGTGCTACTCATATATGATGACATCAAGAGCACATACGGTGACATAAAGCCCGGGAGCATCATCCCTTACTTGATCAAAGTTATTCTCCATGTTGATGTTCCAGTCATCGGCAGGATCTCCTTACCTCTTGAGAAAGCTGGTGAGATTCCGGTGCCTTACAAACCAGATGTTGATATTAGCAAGATCAAGTTTGAGAAGTTCTCTTTTGAGGAGGCGACCGCGACTCTACATTTGAATCTCGACAACAAGAATGACTTTGACCTAGGACTTAATGCCCTGGATTATGAGATCTGGCTCTCCAATGTGAGCATTGCTTCTGCTGAGACGAAAGAATCTACAAATATCAAGAAGCAGGAAGTAACCACCATGAACTTGCCGATCAGCTTCAGGCCTAAGGATTTTGGGTCTGCTATGTGGGATATGATAAGGGGAAAGGGCACTGGTTACACCATAAAGGGGCATATTGATGTGAATACTCCCTTTGGGCACATG